The following is a genomic window from Nicotiana tabacum cultivar K326 chromosome 3, ASM71507v2, whole genome shotgun sequence.
ctttcccTTATAATTTATTTGACCCTTCTTTTATCAGGGTTCCCCATACGTGGTATAAGTGCTGAAGCAGTCCCGGCTTCAAGAGTTTCTTTGGAAAGAGCTCAAGAGATAATCTTGAGTTCTTCATGAAAAAGGAAGGCTGATGCAACCCAAGATTCTGAGGAAGAAGAGGAATAGGATGGAAGTTCCTTGGTTAAAAGGATACGGGCCAGAAGACACATCTTTTTAGATGATGAAGCGACTCCTCCCCGTTCTATTCCCGTGACCGAGCTTGTTGAAGCCACCTTGGTGAGTTCTAATGATGATACTCCTGCAGCAGCTCGTGACTCAGATGAACAACTTTTTCCTCGTGGGTTTGATAGTGAAAATTTGGATTTAGTTTCCGATGAAGTACCCCTTGCCTCCTTTACCTGTCTGCCCCTATGGTGTGTTCTTTGCTAGTTGTTACTGCTACTATTTCTGATCCACCCCAAGCTAATATGACTTTCTCCACAGTTCCTACTACTACCATTCCTCGTACTGAGGTTGGTTCTTCAAGTGGAAGTGGAGCGATGAAGCAGATTACCATTGAGGTCCCTACTGATGGTAATCTTTTGAGAAAGTCAGGTCGGGCTGACGTATGGTTGAAACCCTTGATCGGTCCAGTCAAAAAGTCTAAGCTTGAGAGTCATAGTTCTTTGACTTGGGTGAATGATATAGTGTAATCGTCATTGAAGGTATTTGCTTTTGTTTACGCTTTATtccattctctctttttttattaaGGTTCttaccctttttttaaaaaaaatcaatcttATTGGCATAGAGGTGATGAAGAGAGTTTCTCATACAGAGCAGTTAGTGTTTGATTATCAAATTGAAGCAGACAATTGGAAAGAGCAATATGAAAGTCTTCAGCTTGAGATGGAAGTTCTAGAAGAAAGCAAGTGTACCTTAGAACAGCAGCTAAGAGTCATGGCATCAGAGCTAGAAGTTGAGAAAGCTACTTCCAATCAGGATGACAAGGATCAAAATCTCCTTGAGACATCATTTTCCGAGCAACTCTCCAAAGCCAGAGATGCAATTAGGGGATTGAGGGCCTTGCTGAACGAAAAAGAAGTTTATGCAGGTGAACTTGTTCAGACCCTCACCCAAACCCAAGAGGATCTTCGTGTGTCTATGATAAAGTCATATTTTTGGAAAGTTCACTTGCCCCTTTTGCAATCTTCTTATGATGCTGCTTTGGCCGAGAAGGAAGAGCTCAAAAATGAGATTGACCAATGGGAAAGGGATTATGAAGCTCTTGAGTACAAAACTGCTATTGAAGTGAGTTGGGCAATTTTAAACACACGCCATGATACCCTAGTGGAGGCTAGCCAAGAGGACTTTAATTTTGATGTTGAGTTAGCTAAGATAAAGGAAACCATTGAGAAAACTCAACAAGACCAAAGTTTTCCTTCTCCCATGGCTGATTCTCCTGAGTATGTTGAAGCTAATGTAGACGCGGTGGATGTCCAAGCTCCTTTAGATCAAATCGAGCCTTCTGTTGCTGATGATGCTGCTTTAGACTCTTCTTCTGCTCCCCAgtgaaagtttatgaagtttgaatcctttttcttttttcttggtgGAATTTGTGGTTTTACCCCTGGTCCCATTTGGGGGTTAAGTTTTTGGTAATGACAAGTCCCCAGACCTTTTCGGGGCATTTTGTACAAAATGACAATCAGTTTTATGACTATGttcatacttagtctaaacttaatattataaagttTTCATTTTAACTTAATATCTTGAGTTTCTGTTTTACTCTTTTTTGCCTTGTTTCATTATATAAATTCAAGGTCTTACTTTTTAATTCATGGGTTTTCGTCTTATCCTTTttgcattttaaaaaaaaatgctttgTTAACTTTATGGATCTTTGAATCAAACATGAAATTATAAAAAGGGCTTTTTATATACGACACTTactgaagaagacgtctcaacttcataatggtgtaaatatacgaaaaagaaataggaacacacatgtttcttgaTATAACTTTGATtaagttttcatttgaactttgtcaagtttaaataacatcttacatgtatttaaatatcttctattactTTTTCGTAACTGTTTTTTTACAACAGatttgtaaaaatgaaagaaaatccaAGGGTTTTTTATAACCCATGGCTAAATACTGTCTTTAACCTAGACATCATAAGATTTTGAAATCTATATGAAGGTCTTTTGATTGGCTTGTGACTTTGCTCTGAACTTGATATCTTGATGAGTAGACTTTTGGGCTTGACTTAAACTTTAATTGTTTTcagtcttctttgccttctttatacatatatcatatgtatattatattatcCCCCAAAtatttgagctttgaagtatgaaatctacagcacttgattattccttccatgcggtccttttcctgaaaaggaaaaacatacggggcTCGAAAGTGTGattttagatgaagactgcttaacccgtttAAATTTCcatcagaatagttgtaaccctagacTGGGAATTATGTTCTTTCCACGTGTCTTTTCAGGTCGTAATTCATCATTTAGTGTGGGCTAGCTTTTTTGcatatcatctaaaatcgttagtaaaaatttgacaattcaaaaataaaaattattaatgaGGATACCTGCCCCTGGGTATTTcttttccttagaaatagtatctcttcagatgaacaacattccaatttgAAGATAGAATCTTGCCATCCAGTGTTTCAAGTTTATATTCTCCTTTTCCTGCGATACCATGAATCTTATAAGGTCTTTCCCAAGTTGGACTTAACTTTCCTGCATTAGCCGCCCTCATGGATTGACAAACATTCTTGAGTATGAAGTCCCCATTCTTGAAGTATCTGAGACGAGCTTTCCGGTTATAGTATCGTTCCATAACTTATTTTTGCGCTGCCATCCTTATTAATGTAGCTTCCCTCCTTTCTTCAAGTAAATCCAGGTTTACTCGCATCTCTTCTTCATTTGATTCCTCAGTAGCTTGTGTATATCTcgtacttggttcccctatctcgattggaattaaggcttcagctCCGTATACAAGTGAGAACGATTTTCCCATGTACTTGTTTTTGTGGTTGATCGATAAGCCCACAAGACCCCAGGTAACACCTCTGGCCAGTTGCCTTTAGATTCCTCCAATattttcttcaagttgttgataatgactttatttgttgattcagctTATCCATTACCCATCGGATGGTAAGGCGTTaaagtaatccttttaatttgacaactttgaaaaaattctgtgatttgtgtGCCTATAAATTGGGGTCTATTATCACATATGATTTCCTTTGGTaccccgaatcggcatatgatgtgtcGCCAAAAGATATCTTTGACCTCTTTTTCTCGTACATATTTAAaagctcctgcttctacccacttaaTAAAGTAATCAGTGAGTACTACTAACAAAAATCTTACCTTGCCTTTAGCCTTTGGTAGTGGTCccatgatatccatgccccatttcataaatggccacgatgcaatgaccggatgtaataatTCAGCAAGTGGATGCATATTGATACCGTATCTTTGGAACTTGTCatatttagccacaaaattttccgcgtcttcttccatttttggccagtAATAGCCGGCTCTAATCATGGTTTTCACTAATGATCTTCCTCccgcgtgatttccacaatgtccctcgtgtatttctctcatcacATACTCTGTTTGAGAAGGGTCGAGGCATCTTGCTAgaggaccaccgaacattttacgaTAAAGATTGTTTTGCTTTAAGCAGTATCGAGCAGCTTTTTTGTGAAGTGCTtgagcctttttcttatcttcaggtaaaattccatactgcaaaaaattgacaatctcgttcctccaatcccaagttagattattgaaatttacctcgtttttgtcTTGATCGtacaaaatgaaataaatgaatcACAGAAGAATTTTCGTCATTCGTTACTTCTGTAgcagatgcaagattagctaAGGCGTCAACCTCTACATTTTCGTCTCTTAGTATCTGCACGATTTTCCAAGTTTGAAATTGCCTTACCAAATCTCGTGCCTTTTCCAGGTATTGTTTCATCGTTGCCTCTCTGGCTGTATAAATCCCCATCATTTGGTTAACTACGAGCTGTGAATCGCTTTTGATTACGACATGTTCTATACCAagctctcgtgccaattctaaacctgcaatcacagcttcatattctgcctcattgttagtaatAGGGTGACATTTTATGGCTTGTCGTATGGTTTCTCCCATAGGTGgtaccaaaataatacctaaacCTTCCCCTTTCACATTCGATAAACAATCGGTAAATAAGGTCCAAGTTCCTGGATTAGACCCGTTAAATACCTGtagttctttttctgcttctagttGTATCCCTTGACTAAAATCTACCACAAAATCTGCTAAAATCAGTGACTTTATTGTAGTTCTATGTTGATATGTAATGTCAAATTCACTTCGttctatggcccacttggctAATCTCCCTGATAATTCTTGTTTATGCAATATATTATGCAAGGGGTAGGCAGTTACTACAGAGAtgagatgacattgaaaataaggtcttaacttcTTAGATACCATAATTAacgcaagtgcaagtttttctagaTGAGGATACCGAGTTTCAGCATTTAATAATgacttgctaacataataaatcagAGACTGCTTACCTTGGTCTTCTCAAACTAACacaacacttaccgctacttctgaaaCAACAAGGTAGATGAGTAGTTTCTCCCCATCTTTCGGTTTTGCAAGCAACGATGGATTTGACAAATAtactttcaaatttttaagcGCTTGTTGACATTCTTCAAACCATTCAAATTGATCCTGCTTTTTTAGGGATCAAAAGAACCTGAAGCATTTTTCtgatgattttgaaataaatCTTCCCAAAGTTGCTATTCTTCTTGTCAGTCTCTGTACTTCTTTTTTACTTGTCAGTGTATCAGGAATTTCCTCAATAGCTTTAACCTGTGCGAGATTTACCTCAAtgccacggttagaaacaagaaatcccaagaacttacctgatgaaactccaaatgcacatttctcagggTTTAATTTCATGTTAAATTTACGAAGAATCTAAAATATATCAGACAAGTGTTGGATATGGCCCCTGCTTGTTGTGACTTGACCATCATATCATCTATATAGACCTCCATGGTTTTCCCTAGATgttcttgatacattttggtctCCAACCTTTAATAAGTGGCTCCAACATTCTtgagaccgaatggcattacttttaacagtaagtccccctgtttgttataaatgaagttttttctttatCTATAGGATCTATTTTTATCTGATTATACcttgaatatgcatctaaaaaaacttaacaattcatgtcctgcagtagcatcacttagttgatctatatgcggtaatagaaaagaatctttaggacaagctttatttaggtcagtataatctacacaaactcgccacttaccattcttttAGGTACTACtacagtattagctaaccaattTAGATTCTTTACCTCGCGGATGGaccaaatttttaaaagtttttgtacctcatcttgaatcacctaatTTTTGAAAGATCCTTGCTTtcatttcttttgtttgacaggtgggtatgatggatcttcatttaactTGTAGGTAATCACTTATGGAGGTGTTCCTATCATATCAGAATGGGACCAGGAAAAacaatccacgttagttttcaaaaattcagtcaacttacctttcatttctTGGCTTAGGTTGGCCCCAATGTAGACTTTCCTTTCAGGCCTGGGTGCAAATAATACTATGGCTTCCAATTCCTcaatcgttgttttgatatttttattttcctcTGGCTTTTGGATGGTATCAGGACTCAAGTCTACATCTGTTCGCCCGTGCTCAGTTGAGGCTTGTGTTGCAGCATCCTTAACtggattctgtgattgctatttctCTTCATTTTTTACGCTCCAATCTGCTACGGATTTAATGCTCCTAGACGCTTGCTGATCCCCATGGATTTGCCGTATTCCCCATAGTAAagggaatttaataacttgatacAAAGTCGATGGAACAACTtctatttcatgaatccatggttTACCAAGAATCATGTTATAAGCCGTATCCATTTCTACCGCTTGAAATTTGGTGTCTTTGACTACTCCTTCAGCGAATGCTTGCATCTCATTTACCACTCTTAACAGAATTATATTTacagaactacctggatcaaccaAAACTCGTTTCACGTTAGTGTCATGTACAAGtgaagatattaccagtgcatcattatgtgggATTAGCACGCTATCTGCATCTGCATCATCGAAGGTAATATTATCTTCTTCCAAAATTTTCCGAACTCGCTTCCCATGTGTAACTGTTATTTTTGAGACCTTCCTCGATGCTATTACACCATAGATCTCCTCCCCTCCACTTATGACATTAACCGTCCTTTTTGGTGAAGGGGGTTTTGGAGGCTCCTGTCTATTTTTCGTATATGTCTGCTTTCCCTTTTCACTAAATAATTCAGTTAAATACCCTTGTTTCAATAAATGTTCTACTTCACCTTGCAGTAATCTACAATCCGCCATTTTGTGGTCGTGATCTTGGTGAAACTCGCACCAAAAATAAGGATTACGTCTGTTCGGATTTGATCTCATTTCTCTTGGCCATCGTACCTTGTCGCCCATATTCCTTAACACAACCACCAATACGGATGTACTAACATTTAAACTGTAACCGCCGATCTTTTCCTTCGTGCTTCTATAAATATCACATGTTTCTCGCGTGTTTTGTTCTTTTTCGAACCTTGATGATGAACCTGATTCCTTATCTCTTGATCTATGATCGTAccttgggttttcttgttttaaaCGTGAGTCTCTTCCCGCTGGTCCCATGTAAGGCTtgtacctatttttaccggaccttttttcgGTTTCAGTTTGCCTTTGAACTTACCTTTTCATCCCTTCGAGATTGAATGATGGTATCTTCTTCTATCCACAACTTCGTGCTAtatctgttgtaaacatcattctaAGTTGTAGCTGGAAATTCTCGTAAACTTTCCTTGAGCCTCCTTGTGGCTTCTGAACCTTTTTCATTTAGATTGCTAGCAAATGCCATAGCAGCTCTGTTATCTGGTACACGTGGCAATGCCATCCTTTCACGTTGGAACCTGTGTACGAATTCCCTAAGTAGCTCCGTATATCCttgctttattttgaaaatgtcctccattcttttctcaactttttgagcttatgagtgtgctttgatgaatgAATCTGCAAGTTTAGCAAAAGAATCTATAAAATTtttgggtaaaagagaataccatgttaatgctcccttaGTGAGTGTTTCTCCGAATTTTTTGACCAACACTAattcaatttcttgcttggtcaaGTCTTTGCCTTTTACGCtagttgtgaatgcagtcacgtgatcCCATGGATtagttgttccatcatatttcaGAATATCGGGCATCTTGAATTTTTTCGAAATTGGTAGTGGAGatgcacttggcttccaaggttgttgtgagaaTTTGTCCATATATATCCCCTTGATTACAAGCGGTACTCCAGGTATTTTCTCTATGCGGTCGAtctgctccttgagctgtttctacAATGtcagtactaaattttgtaaatcagaattgattGGGTTACCTGACCCTCCATCACGAGATTCGCTAGGAGTTCCTCCAATGCCCGAAGTAACGAGTCCTGAGCGAGGATTTTCTAAAGTGTTGTTGTTTGGAGTTGATGTTGGCGGCGCAGCTGGCAACTAGTTAGTGAAAGCCTCAAGAGCATTGCTAACGTGTTGAGCAATTAACTTTTTCAAAGCTTCATTAATAGCCTCATCATTTTCAAACTGATCGTTTGCATTTGATTGAGATCCATCAGGAGTTCCTTCTCGAGATTGTTGAGGAGAATTTCATGGGGAAGGGACCGGGGTTCCATCGCCTTGCTTATTCTCCTGGAATTGACGGTCTCCTTGATTGTTGTCATTGACATTTGACATGATTGTTTTGACAGAAAAGGTCAATTTAGAAGgtaatagattatcagattcccggtaacgggtaatggaaccaatttgtttaaccaaaaataggaatttcggtcaaagcttgtttttagaagaactcggattacagataatcaaataaaaataagaataattgaTGTAAATAATAGCAAGATAaaaagcaaagtaaatcagtatattccaatagtatttcgtgtccttacaaatgttcATTCTTCACCTTTTATATCTATTTCTAAGTAATACGTTTCTTTTCTTCCATAATGGAGTTATTACGGACAAttaatgacatttaatgtaaTATTATATTTGGCAATTATAACTGTTCAGTACAGATTCTATAACGTGTCCTATAATTAATGGTCATTAACTACCGATAATACGTATCTATATTCTTTTGCTATCTAGGTTCATTCTTCCGATGCTTCTTCAAATTATGAAGAGGTTCAAGCACCTATTCCTTCTGATTTTCTTAGATCTTTGCCTGTGTCTGTTAAAGCTCGTGCCTCTTCAACTATTCTTCGTTAACTGTCATTCCTTTACTGATCCACGTGTTATGACATGTCAtcacataattaattcgatatatTAACTTGATTTTTTCCAATACACATGGTCTTCCTTTCCTCCAACCAATCCGCCAACTCTTTGTAAATGCATATGTAAATAAAGGAACAAGGAAAAGAGACTCCCAAGCAACCTTGATACCTATGAAGTTAAGAA
Proteins encoded in this region:
- the LOC142178315 gene encoding uncharacterized protein LOC142178315; this translates as MADCRLLQGEVEHLLKQGYLTELFSEKGKQTYTKNRQEPPKPPSPKRTVNVISGGEEIYGVIASRKVSKITVTHGKRVRKILEEDNITFDDADADSVLIPHNDALVISSLVHDTNVKRVLVDPGSSVNIILLRVVNEMQAFAEGVVKDTKFQAVEMDTAYNMILGKPWIHEIEVVPSTLYQVIKFPLLWGIRQIHGDQQASRSIKSVADWSVKNEEK